The window TTTATGATTTTTTTTATTAGTAAATAGGGCATAATATTAATTAATGACTCTCGAAAAAATAAAAAAATGTTTAATGTCTAAAATGAAGATAAATTTTATTGAAATTTATGATGATAGTTCTTGTCACAATTATACAGAGAAAGGCATTACACATATAAGAATAATTATCATTAGCAATGATTTTATTGATCACAAATTAATCGACAGACACCGCATAATTTTTTCAATATTATCAGATAAAATTAAAAAGAAAATATATTCATTAACATTAAATACTTACACTCTCGACGAATGGAAAAACAAAAAATCTAAAATAAATAACAATACTAAATGTTTTAAAAAAAAATAAAACTTTATCAGTTTCATAAAGAAATTTTATAAATTTAATTATTCAAATTTTTTTTAAAAATTTATATTCGAAATGCTTTAAAAAATATATTTTTATGAAAAAATATTTTTTATAAAAAATTAATTTAAGTATAAATAGAATATTTAAAATATTA is drawn from Buchnera aphidicola (Macrosiphum gaurae) and contains these coding sequences:
- a CDS encoding BolA/IbaG family iron-sulfur metabolism protein, producing MTLEKIKKCLMSKMKINFIEIYDDSSCHNYTEKGITHIRIIIISNDFIDHKLIDRHRIIFSILSDKIKKKIYSLTLNTYTLDEWKNKKSKINNNTKCFKKK